A stretch of Zootoca vivipara chromosome 13, rZooViv1.1, whole genome shotgun sequence DNA encodes these proteins:
- the NKIRAS2 gene encoding NF-kappa-B inhibitor-interacting Ras-like protein 2 isoform X2 yields MGKSCKVVVCGQASVGKTSILEQLLYGNHAVGSEMIETQEDIYVGSIETDRGVRELVRFYDTRGLRDGLELPKHCFSCTDGYVLVYSIDSKESFKRVEILKKEIDKSKDKKEVTIVVLGNKCDLQEQRRVDHDAVQHWAKAEKVKLWEISVADRRTLIEPFVYLASKMTQPQSKSAFPLSRKNKSSGSVDG; encoded by the exons ATGGGGAAGAGCTGCAAAGTGGTAGTATGTGGGCAAGCGTCCGTTGGGAAGACCTCGATCCTGGAGCAGCTCCTCTATGGAAATCATGCGGTCG GTTCAGAGATGATCGAAACCCAAGAGGACATTTACGTGGGCTCCATCGAGACGGACCGGGGGGTGCGGGAGCTGGTGCGCTTCTATGACACCCGAGGCTTGAGGGATGGGCTGGAGTTGCCCAAGCACTGCTTCTCCTGCACTGATGGATACGTGCTGGTCTACAGCATTGACAGCAAGGAGTCCTTCAAGAGGGTGGAGATTCTGAAGAAGGAGATAGACAAGAGCAAGGATAAAAAGGAG GTCACCATCGTGGTCTTAGGCAACAAGTGCGACTTGCAGGAGCAGAGGCGCGTGGACCACGATGCAGTGCAGCACTGGGCCAAGGCCGAGAAAGTGAAGCTGTGGGAAATCTCCGTCGCCGACCGCCGGACCCTCATCGAGCCCTTTGTCTACCTTGCCAGCAAGATGACGCAGCCGCAGAGCAAGTCCGCCTTTCCGCTCAGCCGCAAGAACAAGAGCAGTGGTTCTGTGGACGGGTGA
- the NKIRAS2 gene encoding NF-kappa-B inhibitor-interacting Ras-like protein 2 isoform X1 codes for MGKSCKVVVCGQASVGKTSILEQLLYGNHAVGECWLSGSEMIETQEDIYVGSIETDRGVRELVRFYDTRGLRDGLELPKHCFSCTDGYVLVYSIDSKESFKRVEILKKEIDKSKDKKEVTIVVLGNKCDLQEQRRVDHDAVQHWAKAEKVKLWEISVADRRTLIEPFVYLASKMTQPQSKSAFPLSRKNKSSGSVDG; via the exons ATGGGGAAGAGCTGCAAAGTGGTAGTATGTGGGCAAGCGTCCGTTGGGAAGACCTCGATCCTGGAGCAGCTCCTCTATGGAAATCATGCGGTCGGTGAGTGTTGGCTTTCAG GTTCAGAGATGATCGAAACCCAAGAGGACATTTACGTGGGCTCCATCGAGACGGACCGGGGGGTGCGGGAGCTGGTGCGCTTCTATGACACCCGAGGCTTGAGGGATGGGCTGGAGTTGCCCAAGCACTGCTTCTCCTGCACTGATGGATACGTGCTGGTCTACAGCATTGACAGCAAGGAGTCCTTCAAGAGGGTGGAGATTCTGAAGAAGGAGATAGACAAGAGCAAGGATAAAAAGGAG GTCACCATCGTGGTCTTAGGCAACAAGTGCGACTTGCAGGAGCAGAGGCGCGTGGACCACGATGCAGTGCAGCACTGGGCCAAGGCCGAGAAAGTGAAGCTGTGGGAAATCTCCGTCGCCGACCGCCGGACCCTCATCGAGCCCTTTGTCTACCTTGCCAGCAAGATGACGCAGCCGCAGAGCAAGTCCGCCTTTCCGCTCAGCCGCAAGAACAAGAGCAGTGGTTCTGTGGACGGGTGA